The following coding sequences lie in one Oxyura jamaicensis isolate SHBP4307 breed ruddy duck chromosome 28 unlocalized genomic scaffold, BPBGC_Ojam_1.0 oxy28_random_OJ131, whole genome shotgun sequence genomic window:
- the LOC118158453 gene encoding granzyme M-like: MGRLGLRLCGCLFHTFRRSLCFPISCDSGGLRSHLAHHQSPPLPRLGTAHLSLASPLPQARGARGSSMEARASLGLLLLLLLPLPSGGLGEHRGGVGAAGGVSSLQGSVEMESSHPRSPAAAPGALFPSSARGRSRLGIIGGREAEPHSRPYMVSVQFGGVHACGGALLHRRWVLTAAHCIPQRHKGPGKVVVGLHRLSDHGAATQSFAIRTACPHPGYNRKTMENDLLLLQLSGTVTRSRTRRTIALRRREPAAGTACSLAGWGGRREPAAALQELEVEVLDPRMCNNSRFWHGGIAPTMICFQGRHRGAAPTKGDSGSPLVCGKPAAVAGVMSFSSPRPDDPLKPPVATSAVGHKKWIQRTLRRGCAARPELPSPLTRGTPQPGDRSPGAPQDEPAGTPTSTQP, from the exons ATGGGACGGTTGGGGCTGCGTCTCTGCGGGTGTTTATTTCACACCTTCAGGCGCTCGCTCTGCTTCCCCATTTCCTGTGACAGTGGGGGGCTGCGCTCCCACCTCGCACATCACCAGAGCCCTCCTCTGCCCCGGCTCGGCACCGCGCACCTGAGCCTCGCGTCGCCTCTGCCGCAAGCACGGGGAGCCCGAGGGAGCAGCATGGAGGCGAGGGCGAgccttgggctgctgctgctgctgctgctgcccctgccctcgGGTGGGCTGGGTGAGCACCGTGGGGGGGTCGGGGCGGCCGGCGGGGTCTCATCGCTGCAGGGATCGGTGGAAATGGAGAGCAGCCATCCccgctccccagcagcagcaccgggaGCTCTCTTTCCCTCGTCAGCCCGGGGCCGGTCACGGCTGGGGATCATCGGGGGCCGCGAGGCCGAGCCCCACTCCCGGCCCTACATGGTGTCGGTGCAGTTTGGGGGCGTCCACGCCTGCGGGGGAGCGTTGCTGCACCGGCGCTGGGTGCTGACGGCCGCGCACTGCATCCCACAGAG GCACAAGGGCCCTGggaaggtggtggtggggctgCATCGCCTCTCGGACCACGGGGCGGCCACCCAGAGCTTCGCCATCCGGACAGCCTGCCCCCATCCCGGCTACAACCGTAAGACGATGGAGAACgacctcctcctgctccag CTGTCGGGGACGGTGACGCGGAGCAGGACGCGGCGCACCATCGCGCTGCGGCGGCGGGAGCCGGCGGCCGGCACGGCGTGCAGCCTGGCGGGCTGGGGCGGGCGCAGGGAGCCGGCGGCCgcgctgcaggagctggaggtggaggTGCTGGACCCGAGGATGTGCAACAACAGCCGCTTCTGGCACGGCGGCATCGCCCCCACCATGATCTGCTTCCAGGGCCGACACCGCGGCGCTGCTCCCACCAAG GGCGACTCCGGGAGCCCCTTGGTGTGCGGGAAGCCGGCGGCGGTGGCCGGGGTGATGTCCTTCAGCAGCCCCCGCCCCGATGACCCCCTGAAGCCGCCAGTGGCCACCTCGGCGGTGGGGCACAAGAAGTGGATCCAGCGGACGCTGCGCCGCGGCTGCGCGGCACGGCCGGAGCTGCCCTCGCCTTTGACACGg GGCACCCCCCAGCCTGGTGACAGGAGCCCAGGAGCCCCCCAGGATGAGCCAGCTGGAACCCCAACAAGCACCCAGCCCTGA